The following coding sequences lie in one Dysgonomonas mossii genomic window:
- a CDS encoding TolC family protein, with translation MRKLLLSTLPCLILTFFGLPVFAQEFQVLKYTPMEIEALFLKQNLQLLAEKMNITLAEAEIAQSKLWDNPQLSIGSMNLWSTAKQREELGAETFPRNTQFSIELSQLILTANKRNKLINSQKVSREIAVLNFEDVLRGLKTELRKLIYETEYLQSYKDVLSVQQESLELLISAYKRQAELNNIAKNELLRLQSGLIELKNEINETEAALNEQQKNLKSLLNISPFYIIKVENTNFNYIDPNQVSLVSLLEKAHELRPDIKREQQQTLFYEKSLIYEKSQRIPDITLSASYDRYGGVWKDFIGFGISFDLPFLNRNQGNIKAAKINIEQNKLIALQLQNIAEHEITEAFSNYSRTYKFYKEIENNDLLTELDEMLGIYTKNFLNRNISMLEYLDFMESYKSNKQIVLLSRKNIYNSFVEFQYAVGTEINK, from the coding sequence ATGAGGAAGTTACTGCTATCAACTCTGCCCTGTCTTATATTGACATTTTTCGGATTACCGGTCTTTGCACAAGAGTTTCAAGTACTCAAGTATACTCCTATGGAAATTGAGGCTTTGTTCCTAAAACAAAACCTACAGCTATTAGCCGAAAAGATGAACATCACTCTTGCCGAGGCAGAAATTGCACAATCAAAACTATGGGATAATCCACAATTATCTATCGGTTCGATGAATTTATGGAGCACTGCCAAACAAAGAGAAGAACTTGGGGCTGAAACCTTTCCCAGAAATACACAGTTTAGTATAGAACTGAGTCAACTGATTTTAACTGCCAATAAACGAAACAAGCTTATCAACAGCCAAAAAGTTTCAAGAGAAATTGCTGTTTTAAATTTTGAAGATGTACTGAGAGGTTTGAAAACTGAGCTTCGGAAATTAATTTACGAAACAGAATACCTTCAATCATACAAAGATGTTTTATCTGTTCAACAAGAGTCTCTTGAGCTACTTATTTCTGCCTACAAAAGACAAGCCGAACTAAACAATATCGCAAAAAATGAATTGCTTAGGCTTCAATCAGGCTTAATAGAACTTAAAAATGAAATAAATGAGACGGAAGCAGCTTTGAATGAACAACAAAAAAATCTGAAATCGTTACTTAATATCTCACCTTTTTATATCATAAAAGTAGAAAACACAAACTTCAATTATATTGATCCCAATCAGGTCTCACTCGTGTCTTTACTCGAAAAAGCGCACGAGTTACGTCCTGATATAAAACGTGAACAACAGCAAACTTTGTTTTATGAAAAATCATTGATCTACGAAAAATCACAACGAATTCCGGATATAACACTAAGTGCCTCTTATGATCGGTATGGAGGCGTATGGAAAGATTTTATAGGATTTGGGATTAGTTTCGATTTACCCTTTTTGAATAGGAATCAAGGGAATATTAAAGCTGCTAAAATAAATATTGAGCAAAACAAACTTATTGCTTTGCAGCTACAAAACATTGCTGAACATGAAATAACTGAGGCTTTCTCCAATTATAGTCGCACGTACAAATTTTATAAAGAAATAGAGAATAATGATTTGTTAACAGAGTTGGATGAGATGCTTGGTATATATACAAAAAATTTCCTAAATAGAAATATCAGCATGCTCGAATACCTCGATTTTATGGAATCTTATAAAAGCAACAAACAAATAGTTCTTTTATCTCGAAAAAACATCTACAATTCATTTGTAGAGTTTCAATATGCAGTTGGCACTGAAATAAATAAGTAA